A genomic region of Neisseria cinerea contains the following coding sequences:
- the gmhB gene encoding D-glycero-beta-D-manno-heptose 1,7-bisphosphate 7-phosphatase, with translation MKLIILDRDGVINQDRDDFVKSVDEWIPIEGSMDAVAFLTQAGCTVAVATNQSGIGRKYFTVQDLTEMHAKMHRLIRQAGGEIDGIWFCPHTGADGCGCRKPKPGMIEDILERFNAQASETWLVGDSLRDLQAIDAVGGKPALVLTGKGKKTLSQHGHELPEHTQVFDTLLDFSQYIMQENAAPQAD, from the coding sequence ATGAAACTCATCATTCTCGACCGCGACGGCGTCATCAACCAGGACCGCGACGACTTCGTCAAATCCGTTGACGAGTGGATACCTATCGAAGGCAGCATGGATGCGGTGGCATTCCTGACGCAGGCAGGCTGCACCGTTGCCGTCGCCACCAACCAATCCGGCATCGGCCGCAAATATTTTACCGTTCAAGACCTCACCGAAATGCATGCCAAAATGCACCGCCTCATCCGTCAGGCAGGCGGGGAAATCGACGGCATCTGGTTCTGCCCGCATACCGGCGCCGACGGCTGCGGCTGCCGCAAGCCCAAACCGGGCATGATTGAAGACATCCTCGAACGCTTCAACGCCCAAGCTTCGGAAACTTGGCTGGTCGGCGACAGCCTGCGCGATTTGCAGGCAATCGATGCCGTCGGCGGAAAACCCGCGCTGGTTCTGACCGGAAAAGGCAAAAAAACGCTCTCCCAACACGGACACGAATTGCCCGAACACACACAGGTTTTCGATACCCTGCTCGATTTCTCACAATACATCATGCAGGAAAACGCCGCACCGCAAGCCGACTGA
- a CDS encoding LTA synthase family protein → MVAYVFLFLFVTAALVLIVRSHYRWTYFFASALFVFLAGGMLMLTAQWQRALNFASVWFVVLILFHRLKIHYYKQPLLISDFLLIADWRNWETLFHYKEAVIGMAGLLALAAYAVFGWSGADTLGVPWRWAGAVLFAAAFVSMRHFSKHPGAVKTWLDSLPDDGRDVFLNLPMSCRAVFFQVPVFEGDGEGFAKQMPSETQPCGMSDEKPDIVVTLMESTLDPHCFDFAAAKIPDLKMFGRQEDTVFSSPLRVHTFGGATWKSEFAFLAGVPSTDFGALASGVFYSVVPHLQTGFVRNLREHGYFCVALSPFTKGNYNAKAAYDHFGFNLMFQPQDLGYPAPMGKNLWHISSEEMMQYVRMILEKRHPDLENVRQPMFVYVLTMKEHGPYRTDTDNVFDLDVPDLNAKTISALNDYIGRIADLDKAVESFDRYLHERGKPFVFGYFGDHQVPFEGVSVRKKWDYAQPDYVTQFAVRSNIAGGFVQRQDFLDLAFAGGVLMEAAGLEAKDGFMRANMAMRGLCGGGLEDCPNRELVGNYRNYLYDVLKIAR, encoded by the coding sequence ATGGTTGCCTATGTTTTCCTGTTTTTGTTTGTAACGGCGGCGTTGGTGCTGATTGTCAGGTCGCACTACCGCTGGACGTATTTTTTCGCGTCCGCGCTGTTTGTCTTTTTGGCGGGCGGTATGCTGATGTTGACGGCGCAGTGGCAGCGCGCCTTGAATTTCGCTTCGGTCTGGTTTGTGGTGCTGATACTGTTCCACAGGCTGAAAATCCATTATTACAAACAGCCGCTGTTGATTTCCGACTTTTTGCTGATTGCCGACTGGCGGAATTGGGAAACGCTGTTCCATTATAAGGAAGCGGTTATCGGTATGGCGGGGCTGCTGGCTTTGGCGGCATATGCGGTTTTCGGCTGGAGCGGTGCGGATACTTTGGGTGTGCCGTGGCGGTGGGCGGGCGCGGTTTTGTTTGCGGCGGCGTTCGTGTCAATGCGGCATTTTTCCAAACATCCGGGCGCGGTAAAGACGTGGCTGGACTCGCTGCCGGACGACGGGCGCGACGTGTTTTTGAACCTGCCGATGTCCTGTCGGGCGGTGTTTTTCCAAGTACCCGTGTTCGAGGGCGATGGAGAGGGGTTTGCCAAACAGATGCCGTCTGAAACCCAGCCGTGCGGCATGTCGGATGAAAAACCCGATATTGTCGTTACCCTGATGGAATCGACGCTCGATCCGCACTGTTTCGACTTTGCCGCCGCCAAGATTCCCGATTTGAAAATGTTCGGACGGCAGGAAGATACCGTATTTTCCTCACCTTTGCGCGTGCATACTTTCGGCGGCGCAACGTGGAAGTCCGAATTTGCGTTTTTGGCGGGTGTTCCGTCCACGGATTTCGGCGCGTTGGCAAGCGGCGTGTTTTACTCGGTCGTACCGCATTTGCAGACCGGTTTTGTCCGCAACCTGCGCGAACACGGTTATTTTTGCGTGGCGCTCTCGCCGTTTACCAAGGGCAACTACAATGCCAAGGCAGCATATGACCATTTCGGCTTTAATCTGATGTTCCAGCCGCAAGATTTGGGCTATCCCGCGCCGATGGGCAAAAACCTGTGGCACATTTCCAGTGAGGAAATGATGCAGTATGTGCGGATGATTTTGGAAAAACGCCATCCCGATTTGGAAAACGTGCGCCAACCGATGTTCGTATATGTGCTGACCATGAAGGAGCACGGGCCGTATCGGACGGATACCGATAATGTGTTTGATTTGGATGTGCCCGATTTGAATGCGAAAACCATATCCGCGCTTAATGACTACATCGGGCGCATTGCCGATTTGGACAAAGCGGTGGAAAGTTTCGACCGTTATCTGCACGAACGCGGAAAACCCTTTGTTTTCGGTTATTTCGGCGATCATCAGGTACCGTTTGAGGGCGTGTCCGTCAGGAAGAAATGGGATTACGCGCAGCCGGATTATGTAACGCAGTTTGCCGTCAGGAGCAATATTGCTGGCGGATTCGTACAGCGGCAGGATTTCCTCGACCTTGCCTTTGCAGGCGGCGTGCTGATGGAGGCGGCGGGTTTGGAAGCCAAAGACGGCTTCATGCGTGCGAATATGGCGATGCGCGGTTTGTGCGGCGGAGGGTTGGAAGACTGCCCGAACCGGGAGTTGGTCGGAAATTACCGCAACTATCTGTACGACGTTTTGAAAATTGCCCGTTAG
- a CDS encoding aromatic amino acid transporter produces MSTKTPSLFGGAMIIAGTVIGAGMLANPTATSGVWFTGSLAVLLYTWFSMLSSGLMILEVNTHYPHGASFDTMVKDLLGRSWNIINGIAVAFVLYLLTYAYIFVGGDLTAKGLGSAVGGDVSLTVGQLVFFGILAFCVWTSARLVDRFTSVLIGGMVLTFIWATGGLIADAKMPVLFDTQAPVGTSYWIYVATALPVCLASFGFHGNVSSLLKYFKGDAPKVAKSIWTGTLIALVIYVLWQIAIQGNLPRNEFAPVIAAEGQVSVLIETLSKFAQTGNMDKILSLFSYMAIATSFLGVTLGLFDYIADIFKWNDSISGRTKTAALTFLPPLISCLLFPTGFVTAIGYVGLAATVWTGIIPAMLLYRSRKKFGAGKTYKVYGGLWLMVWVFLFGIVNIAAQVLSQMELVPVFKG; encoded by the coding sequence ATGTCAACCAAAACCCCTTCCCTGTTCGGCGGCGCGATGATTATCGCCGGTACGGTTATCGGCGCAGGCATGCTTGCCAACCCGACCGCCACATCCGGCGTATGGTTTACCGGCTCGCTGGCCGTGTTGCTGTACACCTGGTTTTCCATGCTCTCCAGCGGCCTGATGATTTTGGAAGTCAACACCCACTATCCGCACGGCGCAAGTTTCGACACCATGGTCAAAGACCTGCTCGGACGGAGCTGGAACATCATCAACGGCATCGCCGTCGCTTTCGTTTTATACCTGCTTACCTACGCCTACATCTTCGTCGGCGGCGACCTGACCGCCAAAGGGCTGGGCAGCGCGGTAGGCGGCGACGTTTCACTCACCGTCGGACAACTCGTCTTCTTCGGCATTCTCGCCTTTTGCGTATGGACATCCGCACGCTTGGTCGACCGCTTCACCAGCGTCCTCATCGGCGGCATGGTATTAACCTTTATTTGGGCAACCGGCGGCCTGATTGCCGATGCCAAAATGCCCGTCCTCTTCGACACCCAAGCCCCCGTCGGCACCAGTTACTGGATTTATGTCGCCACCGCCCTGCCCGTCTGCCTCGCTTCCTTCGGCTTCCACGGCAACGTCTCCAGCCTGCTCAAATACTTTAAAGGCGACGCGCCCAAAGTAGCTAAATCGATCTGGACGGGCACACTGATTGCGCTAGTGATTTACGTCCTCTGGCAAATTGCCATCCAAGGCAACCTGCCGCGCAACGAGTTCGCCCCCGTCATCGCCGCCGAAGGGCAAGTCTCCGTCCTGATTGAAACCCTGTCCAAATTCGCCCAAACCGGCAATATGGATAAAATATTGTCCCTGTTTTCCTACATGGCAATCGCCACCTCGTTTTTAGGCGTAACCTTAGGTCTGTTCGACTACATCGCCGACATCTTCAAATGGAACGACAGCATCTCCGGCCGCACCAAAACCGCCGCGCTGACCTTCCTGCCGCCTCTAATTTCCTGCCTGCTCTTCCCCACCGGTTTCGTTACCGCCATCGGCTACGTCGGCCTGGCGGCAACCGTCTGGACAGGCATCATCCCCGCCATGCTGCTCTACCGTTCGCGCAAAAAATTCGGCGCAGGCAAAACCTATAAAGTTTACGGCGGCTTGTGGCTGATGGTTTGGGTCTTCCTTTTCGGCATCGTCAACATCGCCGCACAGGTATTGAGCCAAATGGAACTCGTCCCCGTATTTAAAGGATAA